The proteins below are encoded in one region of Silene latifolia isolate original U9 population chromosome 2, ASM4854445v1, whole genome shotgun sequence:
- the LOC141644050 gene encoding uncharacterized protein LOC141644050 isoform X1: MSPFSALPPSMGIIVVPARDDGSGSTASTGVSNTQGPSREGRSNSSRAGIMEFINFFMRNRLIQLVILWMTFIFPRLRRATANIMQEITPTMGLAFIAVSIQNIIQIAFSQGSTLPKKSLQQVNGVAVVLLLYGLLTPNYAGGRFVMAIGVILVAGSAVAVAFI; this comes from the exons ATGTCTCCTTTTTCAG CACTGCCGCCATCAATGGGAATCATTGTCGTACCTGCCAGAGATGATGGGTCTGGATCTACTGCATCTACTGGAGTCAGTAACACTCAGG GTCCCTCTCGTGAAGGACGTAGCAACAGCAGCCGGGCTGGCATCATGGAGTTCATCAACTTTTTTATGCGGAACCGATTGATACAACTCGTCATATTATGGATGACATTCATTTTCCCAAGGTTAAGACGTGCAACGGCTAATATTATGCAAGAAATTACACCAACAATGGGACTTGCATTTATAGCAGTATCCATCCAGAATATAATCCAGATTGCTTTTTCTCAGGGGTCTACCCTACCAAAAAAGTCACTCCAACAGGTAAACGGCGTTGCGGTTGTGCTTCTATTATATGGGCTTTTAACACCCAATTATGCCGGAGGCCGCTTTGTCATGGCCATTGGTGTCATACTTGTCGCAGGATCGGCAGTGGCTGTCGCATTTATTTAG